One stretch of Cohnella algarum DNA includes these proteins:
- a CDS encoding sensor histidine kinase: MKNVWRRLNDMKLRNKMVLSYLVFFILPMIAVGFFIVREYRESALDKANEQTASAVERMKSRTGETLQTAIDLSSRLVLDSDMEQIATTRYLSRSEVVEAYSEYVTFRTYLEFNPEIAQIKLFVDNPTLLNNWEFFPVDAEQTSAFWYRDALEHAGQIGWHYFPDETRTPRSMLSLVRSVYFQEDKSFGVLVIDLNTEYLNSVLEQESTETFLSDENGYVVASTRRDAIGKLLPETRLGPDIARMSPGTYETEVGGVRSRVIVDRLLPDKSYASLNFVTVYPIDSIVKEANRISELGIRIIAVFGAISALLIWLICDVVTKRLRRFSRQISRVAAGNFNAAAAMDGADEIGQISRQFNQMVRNVRELMEEVALSHRRESELARKQSEIKLKMLASQINPHFLYNALESIRMKAHINGEKEISQAVKMLGKLLRKNLELTGQAIRLKDEIEISRSYLEIQKFRHEDRLAYELDIEPAAEQVKLPPLLIQPLVENSVVHGLEGSTGGGTVKVVARLADSALRIAVEDDGVGIPPERLDGIRRSFEGQEAERIGLCNVHQRLQLTYGDASGLRIESVPGAGTRIEFHIPLEG, encoded by the coding sequence ATGAAAAACGTATGGCGGCGGCTGAACGACATGAAATTGCGCAACAAAATGGTGCTCTCCTATCTCGTTTTTTTCATCCTGCCGATGATCGCCGTCGGTTTTTTCATCGTCCGCGAATACCGCGAATCGGCGTTGGACAAGGCGAACGAGCAGACGGCGAGCGCGGTCGAACGGATGAAAAGCCGGACGGGCGAGACGCTCCAGACGGCGATCGACCTGTCGAGCCGGCTCGTGCTCGATTCGGATATGGAGCAAATCGCGACGACAAGGTACTTGAGCCGCAGCGAGGTCGTCGAAGCGTACAGCGAGTACGTCACGTTCCGGACCTATCTCGAATTCAATCCGGAAATTGCCCAGATCAAGCTGTTCGTCGACAACCCGACGCTGCTGAACAACTGGGAGTTTTTCCCGGTCGACGCGGAGCAGACGAGCGCGTTCTGGTACCGCGACGCGCTGGAGCACGCCGGCCAGATCGGCTGGCACTATTTTCCGGACGAGACCCGGACGCCGCGCAGCATGCTGAGCCTCGTGCGAAGCGTCTATTTCCAGGAGGACAAATCGTTCGGGGTGCTCGTGATCGACCTGAACACCGAATATCTCAACTCGGTGCTGGAGCAGGAAAGCACGGAAACGTTTCTATCGGATGAAAACGGTTACGTCGTCGCATCCACCCGCCGCGACGCGATCGGCAAGCTGCTGCCGGAAACGCGCCTCGGTCCCGACATCGCGCGGATGAGCCCGGGCACGTACGAAACGGAGGTCGGCGGCGTCCGTTCGCGGGTGATCGTCGATCGGCTGCTGCCGGACAAAAGCTACGCGAGCCTGAACTTCGTGACCGTATACCCGATCGACAGCATCGTGAAGGAAGCGAACCGAATCAGCGAGCTCGGCATCCGGATCATCGCCGTGTTCGGCGCGATCTCGGCGCTGCTCATCTGGCTGATCTGCGACGTGGTGACGAAGCGGCTGCGCCGGTTCAGCCGCCAGATCAGCCGGGTGGCTGCCGGCAACTTCAACGCGGCGGCGGCGATGGACGGGGCCGACGAGATCGGGCAGATTTCCCGGCAGTTCAACCAGATGGTGCGAAACGTCCGGGAGCTGATGGAGGAAGTGGCGCTGTCCCACCGGCGGGAAAGCGAGCTCGCGCGCAAGCAGAGCGAAATCAAGCTCAAGATGCTGGCCAGCCAGATCAATCCGCATTTTCTCTACAACGCGCTGGAGTCGATCCGCATGAAGGCGCACATCAACGGGGAAAAGGAAATTTCGCAGGCGGTCAAAATGCTGGGCAAGCTGCTGCGCAAAAACCTCGAGCTGACCGGCCAGGCGATCCGCCTGAAGGACGAGATCGAAATCAGCCGCAGCTACCTGGAAATCCAGAAGTTCCGCCACGAGGACCGGCTCGCCTACGAGCTCGACATCGAACCTGCCGCCGAGCAGGTGAAGCTTCCGCCGCTGCTGATCCAGCCGCTCGTCGAAAATTCGGTCGTGCACGGGCTCGAAGGAAGCACCGGCGGGGGGACGGTCAAGGTCGTCGCGCGCCTTGCGGACAGCGCGCTGCGCATTGCCGTCGAGGACGACGGCGTCGGCATTCCGCCCGAAAGGCTGGACGGCATCCGGCGGTCGTTCGAGGGGCAGGAGGCGGAGCGGATCGGGCTTTGCAACGTGCATCAAAGACTGCAGCTCACCTACGGCGACGCCTCGGGGCTGCGAATCGAAAGCGTTCCCGGGGCCGGCACCCGGATCGAATTTCACATTCCGCTGGAGGGTTGA
- a CDS encoding glycoside hydrolase family 2 protein: protein MELKHDWRIQHFEPGEKRPLDVASPGLDDRFWATASVPGDVHAALIERRIIDHPYYGHNDVKGRWIEQKEWWYRKSFDFAKDDDPELRHELAFEGLDTFATVYLNGLEIGTADNMLMGHTFDVTRALRDGRNTLAVKFDPLSLHNRDKLQFDWSSYTKERPWIRKAAMNFGWDWGPRLVTVGIWGKVRLESRRLAKLESVFARTVRAGAKEATVRVDVEARAFRRNEPCECEIRLLAGDGSEVASKRVPVSLGKASADLAVDSPRLWWTHDLGEPYLYELEATLYARGEKTDVYRKPFGIRTVELRLRNEAGENAFAFALNGVKLFAKGTNWIPADNLIGSIPDDRYRDLIALAVDGNMNMLRVWAGAFTRRIFSTTNATAGGFSSGRTSRSPTRCSRTSTGTSWTTCAARSSTTSKDCAITRRSRSGAAITKSTGCTTRNRRKAALRRLSTAKASITS, encoded by the coding sequence ATGGAGCTGAAGCACGATTGGAGAATTCAACATTTCGAACCGGGGGAGAAGCGGCCGCTCGACGTCGCTTCTCCCGGCCTGGACGACCGGTTCTGGGCGACGGCAAGCGTGCCCGGGGACGTTCATGCGGCGCTGATCGAGCGGCGCATCATCGACCACCCGTATTACGGACACAACGACGTCAAAGGCCGCTGGATCGAGCAGAAGGAATGGTGGTACCGCAAGTCGTTCGATTTCGCGAAGGACGACGATCCCGAGCTGCGGCACGAGCTGGCGTTCGAGGGGCTGGATACGTTCGCGACGGTATACCTCAACGGCCTGGAGATCGGAACTGCGGACAATATGCTCATGGGCCATACGTTCGACGTCACGAGGGCGCTGCGCGACGGCCGCAACACGCTCGCCGTCAAATTCGATCCGCTGTCGCTTCACAACCGGGACAAGCTGCAGTTCGACTGGTCCTCCTATACGAAGGAGCGGCCGTGGATCCGCAAAGCCGCGATGAATTTCGGCTGGGACTGGGGCCCGCGCCTCGTGACGGTCGGCATCTGGGGCAAGGTTCGGCTGGAGAGCCGGCGTCTGGCGAAGCTGGAAAGCGTATTTGCGCGGACGGTCCGAGCCGGCGCGAAGGAAGCGACGGTTCGCGTGGACGTCGAGGCCAGGGCGTTCCGCCGGAACGAGCCGTGCGAATGCGAGATCCGGCTGTTGGCGGGGGACGGAAGCGAGGTTGCCTCGAAGCGGGTGCCCGTGAGCCTCGGGAAAGCTTCGGCGGATCTGGCTGTGGACTCGCCGCGGCTGTGGTGGACGCACGATCTGGGAGAGCCTTACCTGTACGAGCTGGAGGCGACGCTTTATGCGCGCGGGGAAAAGACGGACGTCTACCGCAAGCCCTTCGGCATCCGCACCGTCGAGCTCCGGCTTCGGAACGAGGCGGGGGAAAACGCGTTCGCGTTCGCGCTGAACGGCGTGAAGCTGTTCGCCAAAGGGACGAACTGGATTCCCGCGGACAACCTGATCGGCTCCATTCCCGACGACCGCTACCGCGACCTGATCGCGCTTGCCGTCGACGGCAACATGAACATGCTGCGCGTCTGGGCGGGGGCATTTACGAGAAGGATATTTTCTACGACGAATGCGACCGCCGGGGGCTTCTCGTCTGGCAGGACTTCGCGTTCGCCAACGCGCTGTTCCCGGACTTCAACCGGAACTTCATGGACAACGTGCGCCGCGAGGTCGTCTACAACGTCAAAAGACTGCGCAATCACGCGTCGCTCGCGCTCTGGTGCGGCAATAACGAAATCGACTGGCTGTACGACAAGAAATCGTCGGAAGGCAGCATTACGACGCCTTTCTACGGCGAAAGCATCTATCACGAGCTGA
- a CDS encoding NCS2 family permease, translating to MEKFFKLKQNGTNVRTEIMAGITTFMTMAYILAVNPIILGGSGLDSYGIFLATALAAGIFTIAMGLFVNFPVALAPGMGLNAYFATTVVASKATGHPITPSMALAAVFVSGIIFFILTVTKVRQMLVVAVPDGLKHAITVGIGLFIAIIGLKNSGVLTISLDAFGREFPQGSYTALGGSETVIHLGDLTQPSVWLTIVGLFLIAVLMVLKVRGAILIGILLTTLIGAIPGVDAVDFGSLQGQSWIPDFSKLNFLDFNFADLLTTGLLAAIATFTFVELFDTFGTLVGTANRAGFLKNKEEGNKRIGKAMLVDSIAVSGGAMLGTSTMTAYVESTAGIAEGGRTGLTSSTTGVLFLLSLFLAPIALLVPTPATSAALIIVGVLMMQSVKEIDFSDLVIGIPAFLTIAFMPFTYNIANGISFGIVSYVLLAAVSSWFGRKKYSVHWLMWILFVLVIARYLFVGGE from the coding sequence ATGGAGAAGTTTTTCAAGCTCAAGCAGAACGGAACGAACGTGCGCACGGAGATCATGGCGGGGATTACGACGTTCATGACGATGGCGTACATACTGGCGGTCAACCCGATTATCCTCGGGGGCTCGGGTTTGGACAGCTACGGCATTTTTCTCGCGACGGCGCTGGCGGCCGGCATTTTTACGATTGCGATGGGGCTGTTCGTGAATTTCCCGGTAGCGCTGGCTCCGGGCATGGGCCTGAACGCCTACTTCGCCACGACGGTGGTGGCGTCCAAGGCGACCGGCCATCCGATCACGCCTTCGATGGCGCTGGCGGCGGTGTTCGTTTCGGGGATTATTTTTTTCATCCTGACGGTGACGAAGGTGCGGCAAATGCTCGTCGTCGCGGTGCCGGACGGGCTTAAACACGCGATTACGGTCGGGATCGGCCTGTTTATCGCGATCATCGGCCTGAAAAACAGCGGCGTGCTGACGATTTCGCTCGACGCGTTCGGCCGCGAGTTCCCGCAAGGCTCGTACACGGCGCTCGGGGGCAGCGAAACGGTCATCCATCTCGGCGACCTGACGCAGCCGTCGGTATGGCTGACGATCGTCGGCTTGTTTCTGATCGCGGTCCTGATGGTATTGAAAGTGCGGGGCGCGATCTTGATCGGCATTTTGCTGACGACGCTGATCGGCGCCATTCCGGGCGTCGATGCCGTCGACTTCGGCTCGCTGCAAGGGCAAAGCTGGATTCCCGATTTCTCCAAGCTGAACTTTCTGGATTTCAATTTCGCCGATTTGCTGACGACCGGATTGCTGGCCGCGATCGCGACGTTCACGTTCGTCGAGCTGTTCGACACGTTCGGCACGTTGGTAGGTACGGCTAACCGCGCCGGCTTCCTGAAGAACAAAGAAGAAGGAAACAAGCGCATCGGCAAGGCGATGCTGGTCGACTCGATCGCGGTCAGCGGCGGCGCGATGCTCGGAACGAGCACGATGACCGCTTACGTGGAAAGCACCGCGGGAATCGCGGAAGGCGGCCGTACGGGGCTTACGTCTTCCACGACGGGCGTCCTTTTTTTGCTGTCGCTATTCCTGGCGCCGATCGCGCTGCTCGTGCCGACTCCGGCGACCAGCGCGGCTCTCATTATCGTCGGCGTGCTGATGATGCAGTCGGTGAAGGAAATCGACTTCTCCGATCTCGTCATCGGCATTCCGGCCTTCCTGACGATCGCGTTCATGCCGTTCACGTACAACATCGCCAACGGCATCTCGTTCGGGATCGTGTCTTACGTGCTGCTGGCGGCGGTATCGAGCTGGTTCGGCCGGAAGAAATACAGCGTGCATTGGCTGATGTGGATTTTGTTCGTGCTCGTCATTGCCCGGTACTTGTTCGTGGGCGGGGAATAA
- a CDS encoding glycoside hydrolase family 3 protein, giving the protein MSDKYEYPFQNPELPLETRVNDLVSRLTMDEKVDLMCQYQEEIPRLGIRKYKHGTEAAHGIAWLGEATYFPQPVGLACTWDAELLRRVGEAIGTEARGFFRRDPAINGLTLWAPTVDMERDPRWGRNEEAYGEDPVLAGKLGAALVRGMQGDHPFYVRAVASLKHFIGNNNEKDRGECSVSIDPRNMREYYLKAFEIPFVEGGALSMMTAYNAVNGVPANLNSQVNDVVKREWGMNGFVVSDAGDVLGTVNDHKYFDNYAEAVARSIRSGIDSITDDHAVSKQAIRDALKAWLLTENDLDTALRNAFRVRFRLGEFDPDDRNPYASIDESVICAPDHRQISLEAARKNVVLLKNEGGALPLRADKIRRLAVIGPLAGDVFRDWYSGTLPYAVTPLQAIRGRLGSEDRVLFADGSDRIKLKVVDEGRHAGRPGDGKPQGAEEERHAGLAPEEHGRPARKDGARYVGLTAEGKLAASVADENEAETFARTDWGWRAHTFRPLSRPGRYLTTKEGGHVTADADEIFGWFTKEVFLTDTGADGRLTLSAWDDGPIAIGEDGLLAASEGGAVKDVHGNWVGGDQAGAGARAAFEPFVVEDGVREAVNAAREADAAVVFVGNHPLVNGKETIDRPDIALPESQDRLIRDVFAANPNTIVVIVGSYPFAVNWADEHVPAIMYTSHAGPELGTAIANVLFGDYAPAGRLNMTWYRSVDQLPDFMDYDIIKGERTYRYFKGDVLYPFGHGLTYSRFEYENLRLGRPSVGPGEEVEVAVTVRNAGDRASEEVAQLYGTARGSRVKRPLRQLLGFARIALEAGESREVSFSVRADDLAFWDVTRDRWCVEAGEWELAVGRSSADLALRAELRVEGEIVPPRDLRRVTAAVNYDDYEGVVIDECREGGSSAAAVREGAMLRYADAAFGEREAVCFEARVSAAEGGTIAIRAEAKPEQRPGAGEPVGVCTVPATAGEQAWVTVTCAVSGLRGSADVVLEPSRGVRISWFRFV; this is encoded by the coding sequence TTGAGCGACAAATACGAATATCCTTTCCAAAATCCGGAGCTGCCGCTGGAAACCCGGGTGAACGACCTGGTGTCGCGGCTGACGATGGACGAAAAAGTGGACCTGATGTGCCAGTACCAGGAGGAAATTCCGCGGCTCGGCATCCGGAAATACAAGCACGGAACGGAGGCCGCCCACGGCATCGCCTGGCTCGGCGAAGCGACGTATTTCCCGCAGCCGGTCGGTCTCGCCTGCACGTGGGACGCCGAACTGCTGCGGCGGGTCGGAGAGGCGATCGGGACGGAGGCGCGGGGGTTTTTCCGGCGGGATCCGGCGATCAACGGTCTGACGCTGTGGGCGCCGACCGTCGACATGGAGCGCGATCCGCGCTGGGGCCGCAACGAGGAAGCGTACGGGGAAGACCCGGTCCTCGCCGGCAAGCTGGGCGCGGCGCTCGTGCGGGGCATGCAGGGGGATCACCCGTTTTACGTGCGCGCCGTCGCCAGCCTGAAGCATTTTATCGGCAACAACAACGAGAAGGACCGCGGCGAATGCTCGGTCAGCATCGATCCGCGCAACATGCGCGAATATTACCTGAAAGCGTTCGAGATTCCGTTCGTCGAAGGCGGCGCGCTGTCGATGATGACCGCCTACAACGCGGTGAACGGCGTCCCGGCCAACCTCAATTCCCAGGTGAACGACGTCGTCAAGCGGGAATGGGGCATGAACGGCTTCGTCGTCAGCGACGCGGGCGACGTGCTCGGCACGGTGAACGATCACAAGTACTTCGACAACTATGCGGAGGCGGTCGCCCGATCGATCCGCAGCGGCATCGACAGCATCACCGACGACCACGCCGTATCCAAGCAGGCGATCCGCGACGCGCTGAAGGCCTGGCTGCTGACGGAGAACGACCTCGATACCGCGCTCCGCAACGCGTTCCGCGTCCGCTTCCGGCTCGGGGAATTCGATCCGGACGACCGGAATCCGTACGCTTCGATCGACGAATCGGTCATTTGCGCTCCGGACCACCGGCAGATTTCGCTCGAAGCCGCGCGCAAAAACGTCGTGCTGCTCAAAAACGAAGGCGGCGCGCTGCCCTTGCGGGCCGACAAGATCCGGAGGCTCGCCGTCATCGGGCCGCTCGCCGGCGACGTGTTCCGGGACTGGTACAGCGGCACGCTGCCGTACGCGGTCACGCCGCTGCAGGCGATCCGCGGCCGGCTCGGTTCGGAGGACCGGGTGCTGTTCGCGGACGGAAGCGACCGGATCAAGCTGAAAGTGGTTGACGAAGGGCGGCATGCCGGACGGCCCGGGGACGGGAAGCCGCAGGGCGCGGAAGAAGAACGGCACGCCGGATTGGCGCCGGAAGAACACGGTCGACCGGCCCGCAAGGACGGAGCCCGGTATGTCGGCCTGACGGCGGAAGGAAAGCTGGCCGCCTCGGTTGCGGACGAGAACGAGGCCGAGACGTTCGCGCGGACCGACTGGGGCTGGCGCGCCCATACGTTCCGCCCGCTGAGCCGTCCCGGCCGGTACCTGACGACCAAGGAAGGCGGGCATGTTACCGCCGACGCGGACGAAATTTTCGGCTGGTTCACCAAGGAAGTGTTCCTGACCGATACGGGCGCGGACGGACGGCTGACGCTGTCGGCCTGGGACGACGGCCCGATCGCGATCGGCGAGGACGGGCTGCTGGCCGCGTCCGAAGGCGGCGCCGTCAAGGACGTGCACGGCAACTGGGTCGGCGGCGATCAAGCCGGCGCAGGCGCCCGGGCCGCGTTCGAACCCTTCGTCGTGGAGGACGGGGTGCGGGAAGCGGTCAACGCCGCGCGCGAGGCCGATGCGGCCGTCGTGTTCGTCGGCAACCATCCGCTCGTCAACGGCAAGGAAACGATCGACCGGCCGGACATCGCGCTGCCGGAATCGCAGGACCGGCTCATCCGCGATGTGTTCGCGGCGAATCCGAACACGATCGTCGTCATCGTCGGCAGCTATCCGTTCGCGGTGAACTGGGCGGACGAGCACGTTCCGGCGATCATGTACACGTCTCACGCCGGGCCCGAGCTCGGCACGGCGATCGCAAACGTGCTGTTCGGAGATTATGCCCCGGCGGGCCGGCTCAACATGACATGGTACCGGTCGGTCGACCAGCTCCCCGACTTTATGGACTACGACATCATCAAAGGGGAGCGCACGTACCGGTATTTCAAGGGCGACGTGCTGTATCCGTTCGGCCACGGGCTGACGTATTCCCGGTTCGAATACGAGAACCTGCGGCTAGGCCGGCCATCCGTCGGGCCGGGCGAAGAGGTCGAAGTCGCGGTGACGGTGAGGAACGCCGGCGACCGGGCGAGCGAGGAAGTCGCGCAGCTGTACGGCACTGCGCGGGGGTCGCGGGTGAAGCGGCCGCTGCGGCAGCTGCTCGGCTTCGCCCGCATCGCGCTCGAAGCCGGCGAAAGCCGGGAGGTAAGCTTCTCCGTGCGGGCCGACGATCTCGCGTTCTGGGACGTCACCCGCGACCGCTGGTGCGTCGAGGCGGGCGAATGGGAGCTGGCCGTCGGCCGCTCGTCCGCCGATCTGGCGCTTCGCGCCGAGCTTCGCGTCGAGGGCGAGATCGTGCCGCCCCGCGACTTGCGCCGCGTGACCGCCGCCGTCAATTATGACGACTACGAAGGCGTCGTCATCGACGAGTGCCGCGAAGGCGGCAGCAGCGCGGCGGCCGTTCGCGAGGGCGCGATGCTGCGCTACGCGGACGCCGCGTTCGGCGAGCGCGAGGCCGTCTGCTTCGAAGCGCGGGTGTCGGCGGCCGAAGGCGGGACGATCGCGATCCGGGCCGAAGCGAAACCGGAGCAACGCCCGGGGGCCGGCGAACCTGTCGGCGTCTGCACCGTGCCCGCCACCGCTGGCGAACAAGCGTGGGTCACCGTCACCTGCGCCGTTTCCGGGCTTCGCGGCTCCGCCGACGTCGTGCTGGAACCGAGCCGCGGCGTGCGTATCTCCTGGTTCCGGTTCGTGTAA
- a CDS encoding glycoside hydrolase family 2 protein — translation MLTQAEGLKYGIEHYRRNKRRTSGSLIWQHNDSWPGTSWSLIDYELLPKASFYYAKKFYHPLLLSLDHDPGRPLRLWVVNDRTAPCRGSVRLGVYDFAGEMVFEREFAADVPAGGAVELGSLTEAEALNGRAAEEVVVRLSADGFDAPDNLYYLRDHKDLRLPTTELKVTADPAAQTVTVEAGAYLARMAKIDLPRGNVRFSDNFFDLLPGERKTVVLADPRAAPSRWPALP, via the coding sequence ATGCTGACGCAGGCGGAAGGGCTCAAATACGGCATCGAGCATTACCGCCGGAACAAGCGCCGGACGAGCGGATCGCTGATCTGGCAGCATAACGACAGCTGGCCCGGCACCAGCTGGTCGCTGATCGACTACGAGCTGCTGCCGAAGGCGTCGTTCTACTACGCGAAGAAATTTTATCATCCGCTGCTGCTGTCGCTCGATCACGACCCGGGCCGTCCGCTCCGGCTGTGGGTCGTGAACGACCGGACCGCTCCGTGCCGGGGAAGCGTCCGGCTCGGCGTCTATGACTTTGCGGGCGAAATGGTGTTCGAGCGCGAATTCGCCGCCGACGTTCCGGCGGGCGGCGCGGTCGAGCTCGGCAGCCTGACGGAGGCGGAGGCGCTGAACGGCAGGGCGGCGGAAGAGGTCGTCGTGCGGCTTTCGGCCGACGGCTTCGACGCGCCGGACAATCTGTACTATTTGCGGGATCACAAGGACCTGCGCCTGCCGACAACGGAGCTGAAGGTGACGGCGGACCCGGCGGCGCAGACGGTGACGGTGGAAGCGGGAGCTTATTTGGCGCGGATGGCGAAGATCGATTTGCCGCGGGGCAACGTCCGCTTCAGCGACAATTTCTTCGATCTGCTGCCGGGCGAGCGGAAAACCGTCGTCCTGGCCGATCCGAGGGCGGCGCCGTCTCGCTGGCCGGCCTTGCCGTGA